One region of Methanobrevibacter thaueri genomic DNA includes:
- a CDS encoding LIM domain-containing protein: MECYYHPERDGTDQCAICGKSICKECGLEIAGKIYCKECLEKIVGLGIDNKAQSEPQVAANEPARLNKQPVEESVYQPQETIEPVPEIKQISDDSPYNIKDTTYSAGPESSYISESEVAQQVQIEPEPQISQNEIQPETIQQVDNSQDFIYPDHSYEPEPTSARVELEDKYEKYLDDLYFDEAEVPLDQQLAKDEEEFGSLTRRPYEPRVEEDNLKEKARKPETPEEMEARIRAEILAEKDGKKRRGGKKKKENIHNLNYQDEKEPMGVVDILLTIILIIVILVVIYYLIYIFVLHSTYPTFIDAIYALGNPQNVINNILTPQPEI, encoded by the coding sequence ATGGAATGCTATTATCATCCTGAAAGAGACGGCACAGATCAATGTGCAATATGTGGAAAATCAATTTGTAAAGAATGTGGATTAGAAATTGCCGGTAAAATTTACTGTAAAGAATGTTTAGAAAAGATTGTAGGACTTGGAATTGACAACAAAGCTCAAAGCGAGCCTCAAGTTGCTGCCAACGAACCTGCCAGACTCAATAAACAACCGGTTGAGGAAAGCGTCTATCAACCTCAAGAAACAATTGAGCCTGTTCCTGAAATCAAACAGATCAGCGATGATTCCCCATATAACATTAAGGATACCACTTATTCTGCAGGCCCTGAATCCTCTTACATAAGTGAATCTGAAGTTGCACAACAAGTGCAAATAGAGCCTGAGCCACAAATTTCTCAAAACGAAATTCAACCTGAAACTATTCAACAAGTTGATAATTCTCAAGATTTCATTTATCCTGACCACTCCTATGAACCAGAGCCAACCAGCGCAAGAGTGGAACTGGAAGACAAATATGAAAAATATCTAGATGATTTGTATTTCGATGAAGCGGAAGTTCCTTTAGACCAACAATTGGCAAAAGATGAAGAGGAATTCGGTTCATTAACCAGACGCCCATACGAACCTAGAGTTGAAGAAGACAATCTCAAGGAAAAAGCTAGAAAACCGGAAACCCCTGAAGAAATGGAAGCAAGAATTAGAGCTGAAATTTTAGCAGAAAAAGACGGTAAAAAAAGAAGAGGCGGCAAAAAGAAAAAAGAAAACATCCACAACTTAAATTATCAGGATGAAAAAGAGCCTATGGGCGTAGTAGATATTCTCTTAACAATAATTTTGATTATTGTAATTTTAGTTGTTATTTACTACCTAATTTACATATTCGTATTACATTCAACCTATCCAACTTTCATTGATGCGATATATGCACTTGGAAACCCACAGAATGTAATAAATAATATTTTAACCCCTCAACCTGAAATTTAA
- the rplJ gene encoding 50S ribosomal protein L16, with product MVRAYTRKEYIRKNPNSRIVQYDMGNLREEFPVSLSLAVKKPAQIRHNSLEAARVASNRLMQRAAGRMGYHLKLRVYPHQIVRENPMATGAGADRVQSGMRNAFGKPISVEAIVKKNQRIITIDCNAKNFEEAKVALKRAGMKMPVPCKIVVDKGAELIK from the coding sequence ATGGTTCGTGCTTATACAAGAAAAGAATACATTAGAAAAAACCCAAATTCAAGAATCGTACAATACGATATGGGTAACTTAAGGGAAGAATTCCCAGTTTCATTAAGTTTAGCTGTTAAAAAACCTGCTCAAATTAGACACAACTCTTTAGAAGCTGCTAGGGTTGCTTCTAACAGATTAATGCAAAGGGCTGCAGGAAGAATGGGTTACCACTTAAAATTAAGAGTTTACCCTCACCAAATCGTAAGGGAAAACCCAATGGCAACCGGTGCAGGTGCGGATAGGGTACAAAGTGGTATGAGAAACGCTTTCGGTAAACCTATCTCAGTTGAAGCTATTGTTAAAAAGAATCAAAGGATCATTACCATCGACTGTAATGCTAAAAACTTTGAAGAAGCTAAAGTCGCACTCAAAAGAGCAGGCATGAAAATGCCAGTTCCATGTAAAATCGTAGTCGACAAAGGCGCAGAATTAATTAAATAG
- a CDS encoding KEOPS complex subunit Pcc1, with the protein MKISGEIVFTYNDEENARLVFDSLEVDNENYLESNLNGKSINYNVTNDKLGSFLATVDDLISSEIVVEKILNKTKS; encoded by the coding sequence ATGAAGATAAGTGGGGAAATTGTTTTCACATACAATGACGAAGAGAATGCAAGACTTGTATTCGATTCATTGGAAGTGGATAATGAAAACTATTTGGAATCTAATTTAAACGGAAAATCAATTAACTATAATGTAACAAATGACAAGTTGGGTAGTTTTCTTGCAACTGTTGATGATCTAATCTCTTCAGAGATTGTTGTGGAAAAAATACTAAATAAAACAAAATCATAA
- the mfnA gene encoding tyrosine decarboxylase MfnA, giving the protein MDDKPIDKADILRELEELHRLDHDYANGRILGSMCTEAHPFAKEVYCKFLDTNLGDPGLFKGTKLIEEKVIQSIGEMLSLDKAYGNIVTGGTEANLMAIRAARNHARKYKGIVDGEIIIPDSAHFSFKKAADMLNLRIVEAKLDDNYKIDVESVREAISDKTVAIVAIAGTTELGLIDPIEDISKIAHENNIYFHVDAAFGGFSIPFLKRIGYDLPVFDFSLEGVCSITVDPHKMGLAPIPAGGIIFRCEEYLDVMAVDSPYLTVKTQSTIVGTRLGASSAATYAIMKYFGKEGYSKIAKELMDNTAFFAEGLKEIGYEIVCEPELNIVAFNHPDMDANVLAQKLEELNWKVSVAKCPVSIRVVLMNHIKRNHLEELLEDLKEIF; this is encoded by the coding sequence ATGGACGATAAACCAATAGATAAAGCAGATATCCTTAGGGAGTTGGAGGAACTTCACAGATTGGACCATGATTATGCCAACGGTAGAATCCTGGGGTCAATGTGTACAGAGGCACATCCGTTTGCAAAGGAAGTCTACTGTAAATTTCTGGACACTAATCTGGGAGATCCGGGACTTTTTAAAGGAACCAAACTCATTGAAGAGAAGGTCATACAGTCTATTGGAGAAATGTTGTCCTTGGATAAAGCCTATGGTAATATCGTGACCGGTGGAACTGAAGCCAATCTCATGGCGATACGCGCCGCAAGAAATCATGCCAGAAAATATAAGGGAATCGTTGATGGTGAAATCATCATCCCGGATTCCGCACATTTTTCATTCAAGAAAGCTGCAGACATGTTGAATCTAAGGATTGTTGAGGCCAAATTGGATGACAATTATAAAATTGATGTCGAATCCGTAAGGGAAGCGATATCCGATAAGACAGTGGCTATTGTTGCGATTGCGGGAACAACTGAGTTGGGATTAATCGACCCTATTGAGGACATTTCAAAAATAGCTCATGAAAACAATATCTATTTCCATGTGGATGCAGCATTTGGCGGGTTTTCAATCCCTTTCCTGAAAAGAATCGGGTATGACTTGCCAGTTTTTGATTTTTCACTTGAGGGTGTTTGTTCCATAACCGTCGATCCACACAAGATGGGTCTTGCCCCAATTCCTGCTGGAGGAATAATCTTTAGATGTGAAGAATATTTGGATGTTATGGCTGTCGATTCACCATATTTGACCGTTAAAACTCAGTCAACAATTGTGGGAACTCGTTTAGGAGCGTCTTCCGCTGCCACCTATGCCATAATGAAATATTTTGGAAAGGAAGGTTATTCAAAAATAGCTAAGGAATTAATGGATAACACTGCATTTTTCGCTGAAGGATTAAAAGAAATAGGTTATGAGATTGTTTGCGAGCCTGAACTAAACATTGTAGCTTTTAACCATCCTGATATGGATGCGAATGTCTTGGCTCAAAAATTAGAAGAATTGAATTGGAAAGTTTCAGTCGCCAAATGTCCTGTGTCCATTAGGGTAGTCCTGATGAATCATATAAAAAGAAATCATTTAGAAGAATTGTTAGAAGATTTAAAAGAAATATTTTAA
- a CDS encoding dihydroneopterin aldolase family protein: MDVDKEYFSNITTRERAIFEGAISMGALFHQFVGTPVNKDTKKSLETSMEESLKLQPAIEDVEVEIRFDKLEESMTEFDYTSLTGDMLDVKIHTKVENVKAIIRIEFIEELNYPLMYVEKIED, encoded by the coding sequence ATGGACGTTGATAAAGAATACTTCTCAAACATTACAACAAGAGAAAGAGCGATTTTCGAAGGCGCTATCAGTATGGGAGCCCTGTTCCATCAGTTTGTAGGAACACCTGTCAACAAGGACACCAAAAAAAGTCTGGAGACAAGCATGGAGGAATCCTTAAAACTGCAGCCTGCAATCGAGGATGTTGAAGTTGAAATCAGATTCGACAAGCTCGAGGAGTCAATGACCGAATTTGACTACACATCCCTTACAGGAGACATGCTGGACGTCAAAATCCATACAAAAGTAGAAAACGTTAAAGCAATAATACGCATTGAATTCATAGAAGAATTAAACTATCCGTTGATGTATGTTGAAAAAATAGAAGATTAA
- a CDS encoding DUF515 domain-containing protein has translation MNRKPRDPLHPRGFEETQELRNQITRDFPKPNKKEEKDELSPLKKLNHKLGVYLSPKTTSISDEEKKRKIGVIISTIIIITLVVSAYYFIIYEPTQEQLSIAKTTKLNELHDLYSGALATSPNALLLENKINDAQSPEEIETINILTPATKDWKSYHKKSIGLNQDRYNRTMAVYENESKNTIIPISEAMEIVNENDATILSKIKFEEPNTVSVPILVSRLQAGAGLVKVGSVVDIYTNYNSSDDNYTTNSSAPKISGCTVLSIMRYEENGEIDSEYSKTKMTVKGNDTYPRENTRGFSSDVLEMIKGAIVNGYDENETYKMLEDYGVKLSNYEREINLGDLDAQYMLLIETPQEKVNYVLNNMDNIVLTIPTSEAPDWMVKEINSTYQN, from the coding sequence ATGAATAGAAAACCAAGAGATCCATTACACCCTCGAGGTTTTGAGGAAACACAGGAATTGAGAAATCAAATTACAAGAGACTTCCCGAAACCCAACAAAAAAGAAGAAAAAGATGAGTTATCACCATTAAAAAAGCTGAACCATAAGCTTGGAGTTTATCTCTCACCGAAAACCACTAGCATAAGTGACGAGGAGAAAAAAAGGAAAATAGGAGTTATCATATCCACAATCATCATAATAACCCTAGTAGTTTCCGCATATTACTTTATAATATATGAACCAACACAGGAACAGCTGTCCATTGCAAAGACAACCAAGCTGAATGAACTGCATGACCTCTACTCAGGGGCATTGGCAACATCCCCGAACGCATTATTGCTCGAAAACAAGATAAATGATGCCCAAAGCCCTGAGGAAATAGAGACAATAAACATACTGACACCCGCAACAAAAGACTGGAAATCCTATCATAAAAAATCAATTGGCTTAAACCAGGACAGATACAACAGGACAATGGCAGTATATGAAAACGAAAGCAAAAACACAATAATCCCAATATCCGAAGCGATGGAGATAGTGAATGAAAATGACGCCACAATCCTTTCAAAAATTAAATTCGAAGAGCCGAACACAGTTTCAGTGCCGATACTTGTTTCAAGACTGCAGGCGGGAGCGGGACTCGTCAAGGTCGGCAGCGTTGTTGACATCTACACAAACTACAATTCAAGCGATGATAACTACACAACAAACAGCAGCGCACCCAAAATAAGCGGATGCACCGTCCTTTCAATCATGAGATATGAGGAAAACGGGGAAATCGATTCTGAATATTCAAAAACAAAAATGACAGTGAAGGGAAACGACACATATCCTCGGGAAAACACTCGGGGCTTCTCATCAGATGTCCTGGAAATGATCAAGGGCGCAATTGTCAACGGATATGATGAGAATGAAACCTATAAAATGCTTGAAGACTACGGCGTCAAGCTGTCAAACTATGAAAGGGAAATCAATCTTGGAGACCTGGACGCTCAGTACATGCTTTTGATTGAAACCCCTCAGGAGAAGGTCAATTATGTTCTGAACAACATGGACAATATCGTTCTAACAATACCCACGTCCGAAGCTCCAGACTGGATGGTGAAGGAAATCAATTCAACATACCAAAATTAA
- a CDS encoding archaetidylserine synthase, with protein MSNMETNMKSFIAISDIISLLNMCSGFLAIICSINKNFELAAILMIIAIIFDSIDGWVARKTNRQDDLGFGKNIDSLSDAISFGVAPAIFLYSCINTTPGINQVIVIPVSLMIVICGVLRLTRYNVIADKIDTKDFIGFPIPGISFILATFYLTGLFNPYVALILSIIVSLLMVCNIQYPKFDNIPLIAISAVLILILILQIKLVLFNVNIAAMLLLVFCLYYLIINLIKR; from the coding sequence ATGAGTAACATGGAAACAAATATGAAGAGTTTTATAGCAATATCCGACATCATATCATTACTGAATATGTGTTCAGGATTTTTAGCGATAATATGTTCAATAAACAAGAATTTTGAACTGGCTGCAATCCTGATGATCATTGCAATCATATTTGACTCAATCGATGGTTGGGTAGCACGCAAAACAAACAGGCAAGACGATTTGGGATTCGGAAAAAACATTGATTCCCTATCAGATGCCATTTCATTTGGAGTTGCACCTGCTATATTCCTATATAGCTGCATTAACACCACCCCAGGCATTAACCAAGTAATAGTGATTCCAGTCAGCCTAATGATTGTAATCTGTGGCGTCTTAAGACTGACAAGATATAATGTAATTGCTGATAAAATCGATACCAAGGATTTCATAGGTTTTCCAATCCCTGGAATATCATTCATTCTAGCAACATTCTATCTGACAGGACTGTTCAATCCTTATGTTGCATTGATATTGAGCATCATCGTTTCACTGCTGATGGTGTGCAATATCCAATATCCGAAATTTGACAATATCCCATTGATTGCAATTTCAGCAGTTTTAATCCTGATATTGATATTGCAAATCAAGCTTGTCCTATTCAATGTCAACATTGCAGCGATGCTGCTGTTAGTGTTCTGCCTATACTACCTGATAATTAATTTAATTAAAAGATGA
- the ppsA gene encoding phosphoenolpyruvate synthase has protein sequence MYVKKFEELSKDDIGIAGGKGANLGELTQAGIPVPPGFVVTAQAYEYFMDEAGINDKVMSILEETDINDTKALQAAAEEIKKIIVESPIPDDLVMYIREYYNELCQRVGEEDTDVAIRSSATAEDLPEASFAGQQDTFLHVSGDEEVIEFIRKCWASLFEARAIFYREENNFEHSKVYIAVVVQKMAFADKAGVMFTVNPSTGEEIALIEGSWGLGEAVVSGDVTPDNYQVDKRNNEIVNVTISDKKVMYTNDEDGTSVKIEVPEDKRKERVLSDDELIQLTEMGKTVQAHYGEPMDTEWAFEKDMLFLLQARPITTLGGAEEAADDASSDLGDVLVRGLGASPGMAAGTVKIVLDIDELDKIKDGDIMVTTMTTPDMVPAMRRASGIVTDEGGVTCHASIISRELGIPCVVGTGDATTTLVENSGVTLDGKKGLVFEGISQTKEEAPVAAGSVEAAPIITVTEVKANVSMPEAAEKAAATGADGVGLLRTEHLMLTSGIHPGKFIADGNEDELIDTIADNVQIVADAFYPRPVWYRTLDAPTDEFITLEGGENEPREHNPMLGWRGIRRELDQPEILKCEFKAIKKLHEKGYTNIGIMIPLSQSPEELKQAKALCSEVGFEPHKDVEFGMMVEIPAAAIMIDEYIKVGIDFVSLGTNDLTQYTLAVDRNNEFVAKHYSEEHPAVMKLIERTIRKCAEAGVKCSICGQAGSVPHIVEKLVEFGITSVSSNTDAIADVRKTVARAEQKIILDAARKRLE, from the coding sequence ATGTATGTTAAAAAATTTGAGGAATTAAGTAAGGACGATATTGGAATTGCAGGTGGAAAAGGTGCTAATTTAGGTGAATTAACACAAGCAGGCATTCCAGTACCGCCAGGTTTTGTAGTAACTGCACAAGCTTATGAATACTTCATGGATGAGGCTGGAATTAATGATAAGGTTATGAGCATTCTTGAAGAAACTGACATTAATGATACCAAAGCTCTTCAAGCTGCCGCTGAAGAAATTAAAAAAATCATTGTGGAATCTCCTATTCCTGATGATTTGGTCATGTACATCCGTGAATATTATAACGAACTTTGCCAAAGGGTTGGCGAAGAGGATACTGATGTAGCAATCAGATCATCCGCTACAGCTGAAGACTTGCCTGAAGCTTCATTTGCAGGCCAACAAGATACTTTCTTGCACGTATCAGGTGATGAAGAAGTAATTGAATTCATTAGGAAATGTTGGGCATCACTTTTCGAAGCAAGAGCAATTTTCTACAGGGAGGAAAACAACTTCGAACATTCTAAAGTTTATATCGCTGTAGTTGTTCAAAAAATGGCATTTGCTGACAAGGCAGGAGTAATGTTTACAGTAAACCCTTCAACTGGTGAAGAAATCGCATTGATTGAAGGATCATGGGGTCTTGGTGAAGCTGTAGTTTCCGGAGATGTAACCCCTGATAACTATCAAGTTGATAAGAGGAACAATGAAATAGTCAATGTCACAATCAGTGACAAGAAAGTAATGTACACTAATGATGAAGATGGTACAAGTGTAAAAATCGAAGTTCCTGAAGATAAAAGGAAAGAAAGAGTATTGTCTGATGATGAACTCATTCAATTAACTGAAATGGGTAAAACAGTTCAAGCTCATTACGGCGAACCTATGGATACCGAATGGGCATTTGAAAAAGACATGCTATTCTTATTGCAAGCTAGACCAATCACCACTTTAGGTGGAGCTGAAGAGGCAGCTGATGACGCATCCTCAGATTTAGGTGATGTTCTTGTTAGAGGTCTCGGAGCAAGTCCTGGAATGGCTGCAGGAACAGTCAAAATCGTTCTAGACATTGACGAATTAGATAAGATTAAAGACGGAGACATAATGGTTACTACAATGACCACTCCTGATATGGTACCTGCTATGAGAAGAGCAAGCGGTATCGTAACCGATGAGGGTGGAGTAACCTGTCACGCTTCAATTATTTCAAGAGAACTTGGAATTCCTTGTGTTGTAGGAACCGGTGACGCTACAACCACTTTGGTAGAAAATTCCGGAGTTACCCTAGACGGTAAAAAAGGATTAGTATTCGAAGGAATCTCACAAACCAAAGAGGAAGCACCTGTTGCTGCAGGATCCGTTGAAGCAGCTCCAATCATAACCGTAACTGAAGTTAAAGCTAATGTAAGTATGCCTGAAGCAGCTGAAAAAGCAGCAGCAACCGGCGCTGATGGTGTTGGACTTTTAAGAACCGAACACTTAATGTTAACCTCAGGTATTCACCCAGGTAAATTCATTGCTGACGGAAACGAAGACGAACTAATCGACACAATTGCAGACAATGTCCAAATTGTGGCTGACGCATTCTATCCAAGACCTGTCTGGTACAGAACCTTGGATGCTCCAACAGATGAATTCATCACATTGGAAGGTGGAGAAAACGAACCTAGGGAACACAACCCAATGCTCGGTTGGAGAGGTATCAGAAGAGAGCTCGATCAACCTGAAATCCTTAAATGTGAATTCAAAGCTATTAAGAAATTACACGAAAAAGGATACACAAACATTGGAATCATGATTCCATTATCACAAAGTCCAGAAGAGCTCAAACAAGCAAAAGCACTCTGTTCCGAAGTTGGATTTGAACCTCACAAGGATGTTGAATTCGGTATGATGGTTGAAATCCCAGCAGCTGCAATAATGATTGATGAATACATTAAAGTTGGTATCGACTTTGTAAGTTTAGGAACCAACGACTTGACCCAATACACTCTTGCAGTTGATAGAAACAACGAGTTTGTGGCAAAACACTACTCAGAAGAACACCCTGCAGTAATGAAACTGATTGAAAGAACAATCAGAAAATGTGCAGAAGCAGGTGTCAAATGTAGTATCTGCGGTCAAGCAGGTAGTGTACCTCACATTGTTGAAAAACTTGTTGAATTCGGAATCACAAGTGTATCATCAAATACTGATGCTATTGCTGATGTGAGAAAAACAGTTGCTCGTGCTGAACAAAAAATTATTCTTGACGCTGCCCGTAAACGTCTAGAATAA
- a CDS encoding nucleotidyltransferase family protein codes for MSQVSDILKRDMKLFYGDCDAEVNISDTTSDTLLVSDFTEYNPLHNGHFHCLKTAKDMFPDSLFVAVVPGLFERSGRGIPYILPREIRAEIAISVGADIVVEGPPMGIMGSGQYSLCLCKTFQALNTDYIPRGYKPVEGIDEILKRINMGHHVASKPYKVIDKTAKETLLEGKLEEDNYVITSFSNSLSKIGFDYTGKFIFVERIEGVSGTLIRESIQKDDFDNVMDMMPAKTIEVLKREIANDSIIYGIRDVESILNTANNFSLDELASLNLLNEKIAKNIIDNGPYDDLETLEKSILPGFSSHFRQRVLSILENPIPKKVISEYIDRYPSNIRVLAYKNKDSLEKFKEKIKPENVLNFRLRG; via the coding sequence ATGTCTCAAGTTTCCGATATTCTTAAAAGGGATATGAAGTTATTCTATGGTGATTGCGATGCTGAAGTGAATATTTCCGACACCACATCAGACACTCTTCTGGTGTCCGATTTCACTGAATACAATCCTTTGCATAATGGTCATTTTCATTGCTTGAAGACTGCAAAGGACATGTTTCCTGACTCATTATTTGTAGCTGTTGTGCCGGGATTGTTTGAGCGAAGTGGAAGGGGAATTCCCTATATACTGCCGAGGGAAATAAGGGCGGAAATCGCAATTTCAGTCGGTGCCGACATAGTTGTTGAAGGACCTCCAATGGGAATAATGGGATCCGGCCAATACTCATTGTGCCTGTGCAAGACATTCCAGGCATTGAACACCGATTACATTCCAAGGGGATATAAGCCGGTGGAGGGTATTGATGAGATTCTGAAAAGGATAAACATGGGGCACCATGTTGCATCAAAGCCATATAAGGTAATCGACAAGACTGCAAAGGAGACACTGCTTGAGGGAAAGCTGGAAGAGGACAACTACGTCATAACCTCCTTTTCAAATTCATTAAGCAAAATCGGCTTTGACTACACAGGCAAGTTTATCTTCGTAGAGAGGATAGAGGGAGTGAGCGGAACCCTAATTCGGGAAAGCATTCAGAAGGATGACTTTGACAATGTCATGGACATGATGCCCGCAAAAACAATAGAGGTGCTTAAAAGGGAAATAGCCAACGATTCAATTATCTATGGCATCCGTGATGTGGAATCGATTTTGAACACGGCCAACAACTTCTCCCTTGATGAACTGGCCTCCCTGAACCTGCTAAATGAAAAGATTGCCAAAAACATAATTGATAACGGACCATATGACGATTTGGAAACTTTGGAAAAATCAATATTGCCAGGATTTTCATCTCATTTTCGCCAAAGGGTATTGAGCATTCTTGAAAACCCCATTCCAAAAAAGGTAATCTCTGAGTATATTGACAGGTATCCGTCAAACATCAGAGTATTGGCATATAAAAATAAGGATAGTTTAGAAAAATTTAAAGAAAAAATAAAACCTGAAAATGTTTTAAATTTCAGGTTGAGGGGTTAA
- a CDS encoding sortase: MNKPTISTIIIIVCLLIIGLYAMGEVNYFSSKVAVERNIDSPKIIIPSIGVDEKINNESLNQGVLSDPGQNIPTENYVALYGHRTLQGSPFLRLNELSVGDSFLLEWPGVGELNYTVVSNTIVPATFELADIGGNGSYLITCDPIGSTENRMIVQGELASKNPINTTILKNNPQESNALIITVIFLVIGLAFSFFYPKDNRIYILATVLIIAAILFYCCINPIPSEIIYEKIIFLNGGL; encoded by the coding sequence ATGAACAAGCCTACTATTTCAACAATTATCATTATTGTCTGTTTATTAATAATTGGATTGTACGCAATGGGGGAAGTGAATTACTTTTCTTCAAAAGTGGCCGTTGAAAGGAACATTGACAGCCCCAAGATAATAATCCCCTCAATCGGTGTTGATGAAAAAATAAACAACGAATCATTAAATCAGGGAGTTTTAAGCGATCCAGGACAGAACATCCCAACAGAAAACTATGTTGCATTATATGGTCACCGAACCCTTCAGGGCTCACCGTTCTTAAGATTGAATGAGCTTTCAGTTGGAGATTCATTTCTGCTGGAATGGCCGGGCGTCGGGGAACTGAATTACACCGTGGTTAGCAACACAATCGTTCCTGCAACTTTCGAGCTGGCTGACATAGGTGGAAACGGAAGCTACCTAATCACCTGCGACCCTATAGGATCCACCGAAAACAGGATGATTGTCCAAGGGGAATTGGCCAGTAAGAATCCGATAAATACAACAATTCTTAAGAACAACCCTCAGGAATCAAATGCGCTGATAATTACAGTCATATTCCTTGTGATTGGATTGGCATTCAGCTTTTTCTATCCAAAAGACAATAGGATATACATTCTGGCAACCGTATTAATCATAGCGGCGATACTCTTCTACTGCTGCATCAATCCAATCCCGTCAGAGATAATATATGAAAAGATAATATTCTTAAATGGAGGATTATAA
- a CDS encoding dihydroorotase has product MDLVLKNCKLVDKNGEHFIKIEDGQITDISKNPLEASQTIDIKSNYVLPGFIDPHIHFRDPGLTQKEDFKTGSEAAANGGFTTVIDMPNTLPKTNTYNALKEKIKIAKGKSVVNFELQAGTNCLEEMERMMELRPISFKIFMDLESDESLEKIFHDLSLLKEKTAYNGLVATHCEKKSIVERETARLKEKSKNAAIDYTYARPAVAEDESVRQAIELARANDLRLHICHLSSRKSLSMAKSASKSMPISWEFTPHHLLLDNSSYNVYETFIKTNPPLREKQDSVRISDLDETSIIGTDHAPHTLEDKTKGTWASSPGIPNLETVVPLLLTEVNRGNIDLKIIPKILSQNAAKVYGLENKGEIAIGKDADLTVIDLKQEGKFNIEEFKTKAEYSPFDGWEYQGLPVMTIVNGKIVMDKI; this is encoded by the coding sequence ATGGATTTAGTTTTGAAGAATTGTAAATTAGTCGATAAAAATGGGGAACACTTTATAAAAATCGAGGATGGGCAAATTACAGACATTTCCAAAAACCCATTAGAAGCATCACAAACAATTGATATAAAAAGCAATTACGTGCTTCCAGGTTTTATTGACCCCCACATACATTTCAGAGATCCAGGATTAACCCAAAAGGAAGATTTTAAAACAGGAAGCGAAGCTGCCGCAAACGGGGGTTTCACAACAGTCATTGACATGCCAAACACCCTACCAAAGACAAACACCTACAATGCCCTCAAGGAAAAAATCAAGATAGCCAAAGGAAAGTCTGTGGTGAACTTTGAGCTTCAGGCAGGAACCAATTGCCTTGAGGAAATGGAAAGGATGATGGAACTTCGCCCAATCTCATTCAAGATCTTCATGGACCTGGAAAGTGATGAAAGCCTGGAGAAAATATTTCATGATTTATCCCTATTAAAGGAAAAGACAGCATATAACGGACTGGTGGCAACACATTGTGAGAAAAAATCAATTGTTGAGCGTGAGACAGCAAGACTAAAGGAGAAAAGTAAAAATGCTGCCATTGACTACACTTATGCCCGTCCGGCAGTTGCTGAAGACGAATCTGTCAGGCAGGCAATAGAACTTGCTAGGGCCAATGACTTACGTTTGCATATCTGCCATTTAAGCTCAAGGAAATCACTAAGTATGGCAAAAAGTGCAAGTAAAAGCATGCCTATAAGCTGGGAATTTACACCACATCATTTGTTGCTAGATAATTCTTCGTACAATGTATATGAAACATTCATAAAAACTAATCCTCCATTAAGGGAAAAACAGGATTCAGTGAGAATCAGTGATTTGGATGAGACTTCAATAATAGGAACCGACCATGCCCCACACACACTTGAGGACAAGACAAAAGGTACCTGGGCATCATCACCTGGAATACCAAACCTCGAAACAGTGGTTCCTTTGCTCCTTACTGAAGTGAACAGGGGAAACATTGACTTGAAAATAATCCCAAAAATCTTAAGCCAAAATGCCGCAAAAGTCTATGGATTGGAAAATAAGGGTGAAATCGCAATAGGAAAAGATGCCGATTTAACAGTCATCGATCTAAAACAAGAGGGCAAATTCAAT